The genomic region AAGTACATCACCAAAGAGGATATTGAACTGATATTTCAGACGGCTGATGAATTCAAAGAGGTCATCAACCGACCTATAAAGAAGGTTCCTTCGCTACGCGACATTACCATTGCCAACCTCTTCTTCGAGAATTCCACCAGAACCAAACTCTCGTTCGAATTGGCCGAAAAGCGCCTTTCGGCTGATGTTATCAATTTTTCTGCATCAGGTTCATCCGTAAAGAAAGGAGAAACGCTGCTTGATACGGTGAACAACATCTTGGCCATGAAAGTGGACATGGTCGTTATGCGACATCCATTGCCTGGGGCAGGACAGTTTCTCTCGAAGAACATAGATGCAGTGATTGTCAATGCCGGTGATGGCACGCACGAACACCCCACGCAAGGACTGTTGGATGCATTTTCCATTCGTGAACGCTACGGTGAAGTGGTTGGAAAGAAAGTGGTGATTGTAGGTGATATTCTGCATTCAAGGGTGGCGCTTTCGAACATTTTCGCGCTGCAAAAACTGGGGGCAGAAGTAAAGGTCTGTGGTCCGGCAACACTTATTCCGAAGTACATCGAATCGCTTGGCGTGAAGTACGAACCAAATCTTATTAAAGCACTCGAATGGTGCGATGTGGCAAATATGCTCCGTATTCAGATGGAGCGGTTGGACGTGAAGTATTTCCCATCGTTGCGAGAATACACGCTTCAGTATGGTCTGAACAAACAGATTTTGGATAAACTCGACAAAGAGATAACGATCATGCATCCTGGGCCAATTAACAGAGGCGTGGAGGTGACATCCGATGTGGCAGACAGCGATCAGGCCATCATTTTAGATCAGGTTGAGAATGGTGTGGCCGTCAGGATGGCGGTTCTTTATCTTCTTGCAGGAAAAATAGAGTAGGAGTTTTGCGTAGGGAATTGAATTTGGTATTACCTTTCGCCATCGAATTTTTGGTAATTTCGCAACAAAGCCAAGGCTAAATGAATTTCGAAATAGATAAGAAGGACAATTACGCAGTTGTTAAGGTGAAGGCTGAAAAACTGGACAGTCAGATTTCGCCATCGCTTAAATCGGAGTTGGTTGTTCTGAATGCAGATGAGTTCAGTAACATCATTATCGACCTTACTGAAACACGCTATTGTGACAGTTCTGGTTTGAGCGCCATCTTGGTGGCCAACCGTCTTTGCAAGAACTCTGGCGGAACATTCGTACTGTGTGGTCTTCAGCGCTCGGTTTCTAAATTGATCTCTATTTCACAATTGGATACCATCCTGAATATCACACCGACCTTCGAAGAGGCTGTGGATTTTCTTGCATTGGAATCCATCGAAAAGGGTCTTGGTTCAGAAGAATCTTAATTTTGTAAAACTTAATCTCAAATAATCACCTTAAAAACAATCATGAAAAAAGCTCTATTATTTTTAGTTATGGGAGCATTGGCAACTGGCACGGCCAGCGCTCAGTGTTCTTTTGATTCTCAGTACGCTGGTGCTTCCGGTAATTTCTTCCCAGACAGCACAACATTTCTGGCCAACAATTACGCTACCATTAACATGGCGTACGATGCAACAATCAGCATGAAGACGATCAGCGATACCCTCGTTACCGCTGGTGGTTTTACAGTAACTGCTTACATTGATGCATTCAAGATCTATCAGATCAATGGGGCTCCTGCAGGGTTCAACTTTACGGGTGGAGGCGATACGTACGAGACAGCCGATCCACGAACTGATTTTAACGACCCTTCTGACTCAACGTGGTGGAACAATTACGGAACTCCGAACAATGCCACTACACTCTCTCCGGTACAAGGGTGTTTTCAAATTACGGCTGATGCCGCTTCGGTTACTGCTGCAGCTCCTGTCGTTGGTTACACTGATTATCCGGTTGTAGTTTTGGTTGATGCACGTGTTGCAGCTACAAATCCTGAT from Flavobacteriales bacterium harbors:
- a CDS encoding anti-sigma factor antagonist (This anti-anti-sigma factor, or anti-sigma factor antagonist, belongs to a family that includes characterized members SpoIIAA, RsbV, RsfA, and RsfB.), encoding MNFEIDKKDNYAVVKVKAEKLDSQISPSLKSELVVLNADEFSNIIIDLTETRYCDSSGLSAILVANRLCKNSGGTFVLCGLQRSVSKLISISQLDTILNITPTFEEAVDFLALESIEKGLGSEES
- a CDS encoding aspartate carbamoyltransferase catalytic subunit, which translates into the protein MNGLSVKHLLGIKYITKEDIELIFQTADEFKEVINRPIKKVPSLRDITIANLFFENSTRTKLSFELAEKRLSADVINFSASGSSVKKGETLLDTVNNILAMKVDMVVMRHPLPGAGQFLSKNIDAVIVNAGDGTHEHPTQGLLDAFSIRERYGEVVGKKVVIVGDILHSRVALSNIFALQKLGAEVKVCGPATLIPKYIESLGVKYEPNLIKALEWCDVANMLRIQMERLDVKYFPSLREYTLQYGLNKQILDKLDKEITIMHPGPINRGVEVTSDVADSDQAIILDQVENGVAVRMAVLYLLAGKIE
- a CDS encoding T9SS type A sorting domain-containing protein, yielding MKKALLFLVMGALATGTASAQCSFDSQYAGASGNFFPDSTTFLANNYATINMAYDATISMKTISDTLVTAGGFTVTAYIDAFKIYQINGAPAGFNFTGGGDTYETADPRTDFNDPSDSTWWNNYGTPNNATTLSPVQGCFQITADAASVTAAAPVVGYTDYPVVVLVDARVAATNPDVSGFLLANGTWLSETSLADPLPVDNYVLRVYGPTGVSELLNGNVFDVAQSYPNPATDHAMISFTTPTPSNVEIRVYNMLGALVHKDNVLSKKGVNDYKLRTDQMASGLYIYTVSNNGKTITKKMNVR